Proteins encoded within one genomic window of Acidimicrobiales bacterium:
- a CDS encoding GPW/gp25 family protein, producing MTTAPVRGSGPAYLGVGLAFPVVPVTGGSLALVAGDEAVRQSITAILVTEPGERVMRPGFGCGLRRYLMRPNDATTRAEIKRDVELSLAAWEPRIRLRSVDVVPGDDPEVVLVGVAYTHVRDGRPGNLVHSFPLR from the coding sequence GTGACGACCGCCCCCGTCCGCGGCTCCGGACCCGCCTACCTCGGCGTCGGCCTCGCCTTCCCCGTCGTCCCGGTCACCGGCGGCTCGCTCGCCCTCGTCGCCGGGGACGAGGCCGTCCGCCAGTCGATCACCGCCATCCTCGTGACCGAGCCGGGCGAGCGGGTGATGCGGCCCGGCTTCGGCTGCGGGCTGCGCCGCTACCTGATGCGGCCCAACGACGCCACGACGAGGGCCGAGATCAAGCGCGACGTGGAGCTGTCGCTCGCCGCCTGGGAGCCGCGGATCCGGCTGCGCTCGGTCGACGTCGTCCCCGGCGACGACCCCGAGGTGGTGCTCGTCGGCGTGGCCTACACCCACGTCCGGGACGGCCGCCCCGGCAACCTCGTCCACTCCTTCCCGCTGCGGTGA